A region of the Bacillota bacterium genome:
GCTAATGGTAATTGACTCAACACAACACGGCGATTCTGTAATATTAAGCTAATGCCTAGAGTAAAATACGCAAGACCGTAACAAAAGTATAACAGAAGTTGGTACAAACAATCCCCCCCCTCGTATGTGCAAAGTATAACATACTCTTATTAATATTGATAAATAAAATAACGGCAGATAATTCATGCCGTTATTGCTTGCTGGACAAAGTGCTAATTGTCGCCACCACAGCGCTCAGCACATCCCCAGCCTGACCGCGTACAACTACCTCCGCCAAGTCGTCGCAATTGGTCTCAGCCAAATTGACGATTGCCACCGCCGTCGCCCGGGGCACCAGCCAACAGACCGGGGCCACTTCCAGGCTCGAGCCCACCACCAGCAGGAGCTCGCACTCATGGGCCCACTGCCAGGCCGTCTCAAAGGCCGGGGGCAAGGCATCGCCAAAAAGCGTTACATCAGGGCGAAAGATGCCGCCGCACCTACAGCGGGGCGGATTGTCCCCGGCTTCCACCCGGTCCAATAACGCCTTCATTTCCGCCACCTGGCCACAGGCACATGAACCAGTACGCAAATGGCCGTGCACTTCCAGCACCTGCCGGCT
Encoded here:
- a CDS encoding NAD-dependent deacylase encodes the protein MNDVKALAELILSARDVVALTGAGASTESGIPDFRSPDTGLWAQMDPMELFARDVLERDPAKFWLRGAPVFRELASAKPNSCHDALAWLEEQGLIRGIITQNIDDLHQRAGSRQVLEVHGHLRTGSCACGQVAEMKALLDRVEAGDNPPRCRCGGIFRPDVTLFGDALPPAFETAWQWAHECELLLVVGSSLEVAPVCWLVPRATAVAIVNLAETNCDDLAEVVVRGQAGDVLSAVVATISTLSSKQ